A window from Balearica regulorum gibbericeps isolate bBalReg1 chromosome 1, bBalReg1.pri, whole genome shotgun sequence encodes these proteins:
- the SNRPF gene encoding small nuclear ribonucleoprotein F, with product MSLPLNPKPFLNGLTGKPVMVKLKWGMEYKGYLVSVDGYMNMQLANTEEYIDGALSGHLGEVLIRCNNVLYIRGVEEEEEDGEMRE from the exons ATG AGCCTCCCCCTCAACCCCAAGCCCTTCCTGAACGGGCTGACGGGGAAGCCGGTGATGGTGAAGCTGAAGTGGGGGATGGAGTACAAGGGCTACCTCGTCTCCGTCGATGGCTACATGAACATGCAG CTTGCAAACACAGAGGAGTATATAGACGGTGCGTTGTCTGGACACCTGGGTGAAGTTTTGATAAG GTGCAATAATGTTTTGTACATCAGAGgtgtggaagaagaggaagaagatggagaaaTGAGAGAATAG